A single Aspergillus chevalieri M1 DNA, chromosome 3, nearly complete sequence DNA region contains:
- a CDS encoding class II fructose-bisphosphate aldolase (COG:G;~EggNog:ENOG410PIGI;~InterPro:IPR000771,IPR013785;~PFAM:PF01116;~go_function: GO:0003824 - catalytic activity [Evidence IEA];~go_function: GO:0008270 - zinc ion binding [Evidence IEA];~go_function: GO:0016832 - aldehyde-lyase activity [Evidence IEA];~go_process: GO:0005975 - carbohydrate metabolic process [Evidence IEA]): MSWKDVNRHKCILRDAEVGQYGVIAAIAYNIEQVLGLVKAAEAARSPLIIQFFPWAIEVTDGLLVRTAADAAHRASVPISIHLDHAQSEATIKRAADLPFDSIMVDMSHYEKEINLKKTRELVQYCNERQKATEAEPGRIEGGEDGVMDTAGLEACMTTAEEVDEFVNTGVDVLAPAFGNVHGEYGPRGAQLDFERWVFKKIHSQANGRVNLALHGTNGFAPELMVRCVAAGVTKINVNRLVLDEYYDHLQANMGKMPHTQLIQEGIQKVADLTIKWMEICGSAGKA, from the exons ATGTCCTGGAAAGACGTGAACCGCCATAAGTGCATTCTGCGCGACGCCGAAGTCGGCCAATATGGTGTCATTGCTGCCATCGCCTACAACATTGAACAAGTCCTTGGTCTTGTTAAGGCTGCTGAGGCTGCTCGCTCCCCCCTCATCATCCAATTTTTCCCTTGGGCGATTGAGGTCACAGATGGCTTACTAGTGCGGACAGCTGCAGATGCTGCCCACCGTGCGAGTGTGCCCATCAGTATCCACCTCGACCATGCACAGTCAGAAGCTACCATCAAACGGGCGGCTGATCTGCCCTTTGATAGTATTATGGTTGACATGTCGCACTACGAGAAGGAAATCAACTTGAAGAAGACCCGGGAGTTGGTGCAATATTGCAATGAGCGCCAGAAAGCCACCGAAGCCGAGCCAGGTCGCATTGAAGGAGGGGAGGATGGAGTCATGGACACTGCGGGGCTGGAGGCATGTATGACGACCGCAGAAGAGGTGGATGAGTTTGTCAACACGGGTGTGGATGTGCTGGCCCCGGCATTTGGGAATGTCCACGGTGAATATGGCCCCCGCGGCGCACAATTGGATTTTGAGAGGTGGGT ATTCAAAAAGATTCACAGTCAGGCGAACGGAAGAGTTAATCTGGCACTTCACGGCACCAACGGGTTTGCTCCAGAGCTCATGGTGCGCTGCGTGGCCGCTGGGGTGACCAAGATCAACGTGAATCGACTTGTGTTGGATGAATACTATGACCACCTTCAAGCAAACATGGGCAAGATGCCACACACGCAGCTTATTCAGGAGGGTATTCAAAAGGTGGCGGATCTGACCATCAAGTGGATGGAGATTTGCGGGTCTGCAGGAAAAGCGTGA
- a CDS encoding SDR family NAD(P)-dependent oxidoreductase (COG:Q;~EggNog:ENOG410PJ9Z;~InterPro:IPR036291,IPR002347;~PFAM:PF08659,PF00106,PF13561;~go_process: GO:0055114 - oxidation-reduction process [Evidence IEA]), giving the protein MSLPAWNLLKGKTAAITGGTTGIGRAIVLEYISQGCNVAVNHLGLPKDESHRHSLLEEVKAFERKGINAGKILEIPGDVTSPETSTNLIKEAVSQWGKLDIFVANAGVFKQAEFLKIEPSFLNHSVDVNVKGCFYSCQAAARQMVKQGHGGSIIGVSSVSALLGGGFQTLYTPTKAAILSMMQSMAIALGKDHIRCNALMPGTIATQLADHDMKNPTKKAALEERIPLGRIGSPEDMAGPAVFLACEEMSRYVNGMGLLADGGMYSKLQ; this is encoded by the exons ATGTCTCTTCCCGCCTGGAACCTGCTCAAAGGTAAAACCGCTGCCATTACCGGTGGCACCACTGGAATTGGCCGCGCCATTGTTTTGGAATACATCTCTCAAGGATGTAATGTCGCGGTCAACCACTTGGGCCTTCCCAAGGATGAATCTCATCGCCACAGTCTCCTTGAGGAAGTCAAGGCGTTTGAAAGAAAGGGCATCAATGCGGGCAAGATCTTGGAGATCCCTGGTGATGTGACCTCTCCTGAGACCAGCACCAACTTGATCAAGGAGGCAGTGTCTCAATGGGGAAAGCTCGACATTTTCGTCGCCAATGCGGGAGTGTTCAAGCAAGCAGAATTCCTCAA AATCGAGCCATCTTTTCTCAACCACAGCGTCGATGTCAACGTCAAGGGCTGCTTCTATTCCTGCCAAGCCGCTGCTCGCCAGATGGTAAAGCAAGGGCACGGCGGTTCAATCATTGGAGTTTCTTCTgtcagtgctctccttggcGGTGGCTTTCAGACACTTTACACCCCAACAAAGGCCGCCATTCTCTCCATGATGCAGTCCATGGCAATTGCATTGGGCAAGGATCACATCCGATGTAATGCGCTGATGCCTGGTACCATCGCCACCCAGCTGGCGGATCATGACATGAAGAACCCTACCAAGAAGGCTGCTTTGGAAGAGCGCATTCCCCTTGGTCGCATCGGTAGCCCGGAAGATATGGCAGGCCCGGCAGTGTTCTTAGCGTGTGAGGAAATGAGCCGATATGTGAATGGcatgggattgttggcggATGGAGGCATGTATAGTAAATTGCAATAA
- a CDS encoding uncharacterized protein (COG:Q;~EggNog:ENOG410PVI4;~InterPro:IPR002347,IPR036291,IPR020904;~PFAM:PF00106,PF13561,PF08659;~go_function: GO:0016491 - oxidoreductase activity [Evidence IEA];~go_process: GO:0055114 - oxidation-reduction process [Evidence IEA]), producing the protein MAPSAISQESTTPQAGADPQTQVTLGGKVIAITGANRGIGLGIAECCLSNGAAKVYSIDIGETGEDFAVLYKRYPGQLFAVNANVTEESTITAAIDKIVEEAGALHGMVVNAGRTHHKAALEFTKEEIENLFNVNLFGAFYTARAAARAFIRLGIKGSVVFTASMASYRPNKRVPSTPYGASKAGIRNMTHTLAMEWAQYGIRVNSVSPGLVKTAMTYWVPQQPDWEQQLKYYGGLPRLAEVQELGGAYVYLLSNAASYTTSIDIPVNGVIGIC; encoded by the exons ATGGCACCCTCCGCTATCTCCCAAGAATCGACTACGCCCCAGGCTGGCGCCGACCCTCAGACCCAAGTCACCCTTGGAGGCAAGGTTATCGCTA TTACCGGTGCCAACCGTGGAATTGGCTTGGGTATTGCTGAATGCTGTCTCTCTAATGGTGCTGCCAAGGTCTACTCTATTGACATTGGTGAGACTGGAGAGGACTTCGCTGTCTTGTATAAGCGTTATCCGGGTCAGCTTTTCGCTGTGAATGCCAATGTAACTGAAGAATCAACAATCACTGCTGCAATTGATAAGATAGTTGAGGAGGCCGGTGCTCTGCATGGAATGGTGGTTAATGCTGGACGAACCCACCACAAGGCTGCTCTTGAATTTACCAAGGAGGAGATCGAGAACCTCTTCAATGTCAACCTCTTTGGAGCCTTCTATACCGCACGCGCCGCTGCTCGTGCATTTATCAGGCTTGGAATCAAGGGATCCGTTGTCTTTACAGCATCGATGGCTTCCTACCGACCCAACAAG CGCGTCCCCTCCACTCCCTACGGTGCTTCGAAGGCTGGTATTCGGAACATGACCCACACATTGGCTATGGAATGGGCACAATACGGTATCCGTGTCAACAGTGTCTCTCCAGGTCTTGTCAAGACTGCTATGACATACTGGGTTCCTCAGCAGCCGGACTGGGAGCAGCAACTCAAGTATTATGGTGGCTTGCCTCGGTTGGCCGAAGTGCAAGAACTTGGTGGTGCCTACGTGTATCTCCTGAGCAATGCTGCCAGCTACACTACCTCAATTGATATTCCCGTTAACGGTGTTATTGGAA TCTGCTAA
- a CDS encoding sugar porter family MFS transporter (COG:C;~EggNog:ENOG410PJBY;~InterPro:IPR005829,IPR005828,IPR003663,IPR036259, IPR020846;~PFAM:PF00083,PF07690;~TransMembrane:11 (o31-55i67-86o92-109i121-139o159-176i251-275o287-307i314-334o354-374i386-409o415-435i);~go_component: GO:0016020 - membrane [Evidence IEA];~go_component: GO:0016021 - integral component of membrane [Evidence IEA];~go_function: GO:0022857 - transmembrane transporter activity [Evidence IEA];~go_process: GO:0055085 - transmembrane transport [Evidence IEA]): MMGGVNDSEAYVNRMGLGYKENDSVTVTNTLLQGGIVSVFYLGTLVGCFLGGYVSDRYGRIKSLGSGAVWGIIGAALQCTAMNPPWMIVSRLINGIGTGVLNATVPVYGSELSDYESRGQFIAMEFTLNIVGVVVAYWLGFGLSYIDNGTSEFQWRFPIAFQIVMLLLLVIGCWAFPESPRWLCMVGRREEALYVLKRLRGSENERAAMLEMREIDAIVELEKESGEKINYFHMLFGIGKEDLHIARRVQLVIWLQILQSWSGIAGVTMYAPTIFKIAGFDSQKTMWISGLNNIFYAFATLLCVFTFDRIGRRWTLWWGAAGQAIAMFVAGGLARGGLDNPSYRGSWGIGATSMVYLYTFVFGATWLTVPWLYPAEIFPLKVRAKGNAWGVVGWSLGNGSLTLVLPYIFGSIGENTLHVFGAVNLISIPIIWALYPESSQRTLEEMDLLFAAKSLWVWTAEANFQALRAENPNIGAARRPADSITEAEKGLDVDTEHEETVSCH; encoded by the exons ATGATGGGTGGAGTCAATGACTCCGAGGCATACGTGAACCGGATGGGTTTAGGATACAAGGAGAATGACTCAGTAACTGTGACCAACACACTTTTGCAAGGAGGCATCGTTTCAGTCTTCTATCTGGGGACTTTAGTCGGATGCTTCCTGGGTGGTTATGTTAGTGATCGGTATGGACGAATCAAGTCCCTTGGTTCAGGTGCTGTCTGGGGAATAATCGGCGCTGCGCTCCAGTGCACAGCGATGAATCCGCCGTGGATGATCGTGTCTCGTCTGATTAACGGTATCGGCACTGGAGTGCTGAATGCAACCGTTCCGGTATATGGCTCCGAGCTCTCTGACTACGAGTCTCGTGGCCAGTTTATTGCTATGGAGTTCACGTTGAATATCGTTGGTGTGGTGGTTGCTTACTGGCTGGGATTCGGTCTCAGCTACATTGACAATGGTACATCCGAGTTCCAATGGCGATTTCCAATTGCTTTCCAAATCGTTATGCTGCTCCTGCTGGTAATCGGATGCTGGGCTTTCCCCGAATCCCCCCGTTGGCTATGCATGGTGGGCCGTCGGGAGGAAGCTCTTTATGTGCTCAAGCGTCTTCGCGGGTCCGAGAACGAACGTGCGGCCATGCTGGAGATGAGGGAGATTGATGCTATTGTCGAACTTGAGAAGGAATCGGGCGAGAAGATCAACTACTTCCACATGCTTTTTGGCATTGGCAAGGAAGATTTGCACATTGCACGACGGGTCCAGTTGGTAATCTGGCTGCAGATTCTGCAAAGTTGGTCGGGGATTGCCGGCGTCACAATGTACGCCCCAA CGATCTTCAAGATTGCTGGTTTCGATTCCCAGAAGACAATGTGGATTTCTGGACTCAACAACATTTTTTACGCCTTTGCAACGCTCCTTTGTGTCTTTACCTTTGATCGCATCGGCCGCCGCTGGACCCTCTGGTGGGGAGCTGCAGGGCAAGCAATTGCCATGTTCGTCGCCGGAGGTCTTGCTCGTGGTGGACTAGACAATCCAAGTTACAGGGGATCATGGGGGATTGGGGCAACTTCCATGGTCTATTTATATACATTTGTTTTTGGTGCTACCTGGCTCACTGTTCCGTGGCTTTACCCAGCGGAGATTTTCCCGCTCAAGGTTCGAGCCAAGGGGAATGCATGGGGCGTGGTTGGCTGGAGCTTGGGCAATGG ATCGCTCACCCTAGTCCTTCCGTATATCTTCGGCTCCATTGGTGAGAATACTCTGCATGTGTTCGGGGCTGTCAACCTCATTAGTATCCCGATTA TATGGGCTCTCTACCCTGAATCTAGCCAGCGTACACTCGAGGAAATGGATCTGCTTTTTGCTGCCAAGTCCCTTTGGGTCTGGACAGCTGAGGCGAACTTCCAGGCGCTCAGGGCAGAAAATCCAAATATCGGCGCTGCTCGTCGGCCTGCTGACAGCATCACCGAAGCTGAGAAGGGATTGGATGTTGACACCGAGCATGAAGAGACGGTTTCTTGCCATTAG
- a CDS encoding aldo/keto reductase (COG:C;~EggNog:ENOG410PMDV;~InterPro:IPR018170,IPR020471,IPR036812,IPR023210;~PFAM:PF00248;~go_function: GO:0016491 - oxidoreductase activity [Evidence IEA];~go_process: GO:0055114 - oxidation-reduction process [Evidence IEA]) encodes MCSLAASAARTSMFGRSFFLFRKPSTRTLTTRATSYTLNTGAKIPALGFGTFQDPDSQEETVSQALQKGMRLIDTARVYNVEEQVGRGIKKSGVPREHIFVSTKLWCNDYHPDDVERALDDSLRDLDTPYVDLLLMHYPCTFKRGPDRFPRNAEGRIIPGETTYVDTWKAMEKLTNTGKAKAIGVSNFSQGEIETLLRESSTVPAVHQMETHPYLQQKKFNKWLLEKQIHVVQFSPLGNMNDFYRQTGWSKKIAHMMRVIDQPILKEIGQKYGKSPVQVVLAWGINSGRSVIPKSVVDWQIEENLEADFKLQPEDMACIATLDAKARFNDPSLDYEWRLYSDLEGIDGTMRGETH; translated from the exons ATGTGTTCCCTTGCAGCCAGTGCAGCCCGGACCTCGATGTTCGGAAggtcttttttcttgtttcgAAAGCCCTCAACTCGGACTCTGACCACTCGCGCAACCTCATACACACTCAACACTGGTGCGAAGATCCCGGCGCTCGGATTCGGCACATTCCAAGACCCTGATTCCCAGGAAGAGACCGTCAGCCAGGCCTTGCAGAAAGGCATGCGCTTGATTGATACAGCTCGGGTCTACAACGTTGAAGAGCAGGTTGGAAGGGGAATCAAAAAGAGTGGTGTTCCCCGTGAACATATCTTTGTCAGCACAAAGTTGTGGTGCAATGACTACCACCCTGATGATGTGGAGAGAGCTTTGGATGACTCTCTGAGAGACCTAGACACGCCATATGTTGACCTTTTGTTGATGCACTACCCTTGCACCTTCAAGCGGGGGCCCGACCGATTTCCTCGGAATGCCGAAGGCAGGATAATTCCAGGCGAGACCACTTATGTTGACACGTGGAAAGCGATGGAAAAATTAACCAACACTGGCAAAGCCAAGGCTATTGGGGTCTCAAATTTTAGCCAGGGTGAAATTGAGACTTTGCTCAGGGAGTCTTCCACG GTCCCAGCTGTTCACCAAATGGAAACCCACCCCTATCTGCAGCAGAAGAAATTCAATAAGTGGCTATTGGAAAAGCAAATTCATGTTGTCCAATTCAGCCCCCTGGGTAACATGAATGATTTCTACCGCCAGACTGGATGGTCTAAGAAGATTGCGCACATGATGCGGGTTATTGACCAGCCAATTTTAAAGGAAATTGGCCAGAAGTATGGCAAGAGCCCTGTGCAGGTAGTGCTTGCATGGGGAATCAACAGTGGCCGCTCCGTCATCCCAAAGAGTGTTGTTGACTGGCAGATTGAAGAGAACTTGGAGGCTGATTTCAAGTTGCAACCTGAAGACATGGCCTGTATTGCAACTCTGGATGCAAAGGCTCGCTTCAATGACCCCAGTTTGGACTACGAGTGGCGTTTGTACAGTGACTTGGAGGGCATTGACGGCACTATGAGAGGAGAGACTCACTAA
- a CDS encoding uncharacterized protein (COG:S;~EggNog:ENOG410PR8N;~InterPro:IPR004875,IPR036875,IPR001878,IPR006600;~PFAM:PF03184;~go_function: GO:0003676 - nucleic acid binding [Evidence IEA];~go_function: GO:0008270 - zinc ion binding [Evidence IEA]) yields MRSRCNISANSRKLTDLEESTIVEHILDLDSKGFPPRLSGVEDMANRLLTTRDAGRVGVNWASTFVKRHPELTTRFNRKYDYQRALCEDPEVIGRWFTLVQNTIAKYGIQEADIYNFDETGFQMGVISTTMVVTSSERHGKAKAKQPGNREWVTVIQGVNARGWAIPPYIIVKGQYHLLSWYQNNQLPMDWVIATSESGWITNELGLEWIKHFDKYTKARTIGRYRLLILDGHESHHSTDFELYCKNNNIITLCMPAHSSHIPQPLDVGYFSPLKIAYGKHIEGLMRAHITHVTKEDFFPAFYAAYQATMTGKNIEGGFRGAGLIPFDPERVISKLDVRFKTPTPSNSRPSTSHSWVSKTPNNPIEASSQTNLIKRRISHHQDSSPTSILNAVDILAKGTTRIMHKMDLMEAEIHDLRAANEALSKRRRAKKTRLRKGGSLSILEAQELGDQMEVEVQLKEETRIRAGRRPRTETRARRCGNCGKAGHNARSCQIVVEMSEEDDSE; encoded by the coding sequence atgcgatcacgatgcaatatatcagccaattcacggaagctcactgatctagaggaatcaacaattgtcgaacacatacttgatctagattccaaagggtttcctcctcggttgtctggtgtggaagatatggccaacagactactcacaacgcgcgacgcgggacgcgttggggtaaactgggctagcacctttgtcaaacggcacccagagctcacaactcgtttcaatcggaaatatgactatcagagggctctatgcgaagacccagaagttattggtcgttggtttacacttgttcaaaacacaattgcgaagtatggcatccaggaagcagatatctataactttgatgaaactgggtttcagatgggagtgatctcgactacaatggttgtcacaagctctgaacgacatggcaaggcaaaagcaaaacagcctggcaatcgcgaatgggtcacagtgatccagggagttaatgctcgtggctgggcgatcccgccatacatcattgtcaaaggtcaatatcaccttctttcttggtatcagaataatcaactaccaatggattgggttatcgctacatcagaaagcggttggataacaaatgaactcggcttggaatggatcaagcactttgacaaatacacaaaggccCGAACAATCGGTCGTTATCGTCTCctgatccttgatggccatgagagtcaccactcaaccgacttcgagctttattgcaagaataacaacattattacactctgtatgcctgcacattcgtcccatatccctcaacctcttgatgtcggatactttagccctttgaagattgcttaTGGTAAGCATATTGAAGGGCTGATGCGGGCGCATATTACCCatgtcaccaaagaagatttctttcctgcattttaCGCCGCGTACCAAGCCACCATGACAGGAAAAAATATTGAAGGTGGTTTTCGAGGGGCTGGACTTATCCCCTTTGACCCTGAGAGGGTAATATCTAAGCTTGATGTCCGATTcaaaacgccaacaccatcaaattcacgaccgagtacctcccatagctgggtctctaaaacgccaaataacccaattgaagcatcatcccagacaaaccttataaaacgccgaatctctcatcaccaagatagctctccaacatcaatattgaatgctgttgacatccttgcgaaaggcacgacgagaataatgcataagatggatttgatggaagcagagattcatgatcttcgggcggcaaacgaggcccttagcaaacgccggagggctaaaaaaacacgtctaaggaaaggagggtcgctttctatactggaagctcaggaattaggggatcaaatggaggttgaggtgcaactaaaggaggaaacacgcattagggctggtcggcgaccacggactgagacacgcgcgcggcgctgtggcaattgcggaaaggccggacacaatgcgcgttcctgtcagatagtagtagagatgtctgaggaagatgattctgaatag